The Mastomys coucha isolate ucsf_1 unplaced genomic scaffold, UCSF_Mcou_1 pScaffold14, whole genome shotgun sequence genome window below encodes:
- the Tnp1 gene encoding spermatid nuclear transition protein 1, with product MSTSRKLKTHGMRRGKNRASHKGVKRGGSKRKYRKSCLKSRKRGDDASRNYRSHL from the exons ATGTCGACCAGCCGCAAGCTAAAGACTCATGGCATGAGGAGAGGCAAGAACCGAGCTTCTCACAAGGGCGTCAagagaggtggaagcaagagaaaATACCGGAAGAGCTGTCTAAAGAGTAGGAAACGAGGCGATGATG CAAGTCGCAATTACCGCTCCCACTTGTGA